Below is a genomic region from Fusarium oxysporum Fo47 chromosome XI, complete sequence.
TCCTACGTGTCCATGATGAACAGTCTTGCGCAAAGGAGTGCCGCCGTCGCTACTCTTGGCGTCTTGCCCTGGCTGAAGCCGCATGCACATCACCTGCCTGATCCCTTCTTCCACGGAGGAATGGATGGGCTGCAGAACCTGCTGGGCGTAACTTCCGCTCATGTCAAGGAACGCATGGCCGCAGGACAAGACAATCATGATGATTGGCTCTCACTTCTACTTCGAGCGCGTGATGATCAAGGGGAATTGCTCAAATTCGAAGAGATTGCGTCTGagtccttgaccttgttcaTGGCAGCCATTGAGACCGTCAGCAACACGCTCTCTGCCATGATGTACTACCTCGCcacctcatcctcttcactGCAAAAGCTGCAAGCTGAGGTGGACTCTATCGATATTCCTGGAACAGTTCCTCCGTTTACGAATGTCCGGGCTCTTCCATATCTAGACGCTGTGCTCAACGAGACAATGCGTCTTCACAGTGTCCTCGGGATAGGCCTTCCTCGAGAGGTGCTTCCCGGGTCCAAGGGAGTTCATTTGGACTCTTTATACTTTCCTCCTGGCACAGTTTTAAGCGTTCCAATCTATGCCATTCACCGGTCTAGAGACATCTGGGGCCAGGATGCCAGTAATTTTCGGCCTGAGAGATGGGAGAAGCTGTCGAACCGCCAGAAAACATCATTTATCCCATTTGGTCATGGTCCGGCAGCATGCGTTGGACGTAACCTAGCAGAAGTTGAGATGAAGATTATTGCGGCAACGTTGATTAGAAGATACCATTTTTGTATGGTGGATTCTGAGATTGAATCTACTGAGGGAACAACACGGAAGCTTATCAAAGTCAACATTGGAATTAAAAGGCGGTAATAAAGAAGGTCATTAGTATGTCTTGCAATCGGATAGATAAAGTACTTGATGATAAAGAGTTTTTTTGTCTTGAAATGACTTATTCTGTTTTGATCAATATCTCATGTCAAGACTTGTAGGGTAGGTAGCAATCCCCGGGCGCAGAGGACAGGGAGGGACTTGGCTGGTATCTTGAAATGGCACAAAACGCTACTATCAGTGTTAGCGCTGATGTCGTCCCACCTCCCGCTCTAAATGCCGCCAAACCTCAGAAGGCCGAGGTCTTTACAAGTTCCACTTATCTTATCGTGCCGAGGTTGGTATCCACGTGACGTGTCATCGACGCGTTTGCTTCTGAAAACCATTTTAAATCATCGAGACTCATTGCTTATCTCCATCAACTTGACATAATCACTCCATCTCTTTTCCCTCATCTTGTATTATTTAAATCATGGTTTTGGCACAGAATAAAGGTCGTCGCGAGACGCTCACGGTCGTGGATAACAGAACAAACCAGACCTACGAGATCCCCATCACTCACAACTCCATCCCAGCGACTGaattcaagaagatcaaagCCGAGCCTGGCAATGATCGTCCAGAGGATGAGACCACGCAGGGTCTTAGGGTCTACGATCCCGCGTACATGAACACCGCTGTTGTGCAGAGCAAAATCACATACATCAACGGCCTGGACGGCGTCCTTCGGTACCGCGGATATCCCATTGAGCAGTTAGTCGAGAAGAGCAATTTTCTCGAGTCGGCGTATCTTCTCATCTACGGAGACCTTCCAACTCAGGCGCAGTATGATGAATGGCAGGGAGAGGTGATGCATCACACGTATATCCACAGCGATATCGAGAATATGTTCAAGTCGTTCCGCTACGACTCTCATCCGATGTCTATGTTGAGCGCGGCGTTCGCTACACTGGGAGCGTTTGCTCCGGAAGCTAATCCCTCGCTTGCAGGGCAGAAGCTCTACACCAACGCTGCGTCTGGCAACATGGATTCCCTCAAGATGCTAGACAAGCAGATTCTTCGAATTCTCGGAAAGGCACCTACTTTGGCGGCTGCGTCGTACCGAATGCGACAGGGCCGACCCTTCAACCGCCCTGCACAAGGCTTGTCGTACACTGGAAACTTCCTGTATCTGTTGGATAACCTATCTGAGCCAGAATACCAACCTCATCCTGTTCTTGCAAAGGCCTTGGACAAGCTCTTCATTCTCCACGCCGACCACGAAGTCAACTGCTCTACGGCCACAGTCTTGCAAGTTGGAAGTTCTCTGGTCGATCCTTATAgcgttgttgctgctggatGCGCGGCACTCTACGGTCCATCTCACGGCGGAGCATCCGAGTCAGCGATCAGAATGCTTATTGAGATTGGATCCCCCGAGAATGTCCCTGCATTCATGCAAGCAGTTGAGAGAAGGGAGCGAGTCCTCGTAGGCTTCGGCCATCGCGTCTACAAAAACGTTGATCCCCGCTCAACAGCCATCCGCAAGCTCGCCGAAGAAGTCTTCGAAGTCACCGGCAGAAACAAGCTCCTCGACACAGCCCTGACGCTAGCCGACTACGCCCGCAAGAGTGAGTTCATGCGCAGCAGGAACTTGTACCCCAACGTGGACTTTTACTCTGGACTGATCTACCAGGCCATGGGATTCCCGCTTGACTTCTATCCTGTTCTGTTCGCTGTTCCGCGATGTGTAGGATGGTTGGCACACTGGAGACAGATGATGCTGAACAAGTCGGGCGTCAAGATCTGGAGACCGAGACAGCTTTATGTTGGAGAGGGGGAGAGGGAGTATGTTGATACCAAGGACCGAAAGGAAAAGCCTGATGCTACTGTTTTTGATGCTCCTGTCAAGGTTGAACATGGAGGTGAGAAGCAGCGTGCTCTACTTGCTGCTAGTGCAGGGCTGAAGAGTAAGCTGTAAAGCGCAAGACATAGTTGGCATTGCTGTGTATTTTATCCGGTACTTTCGTTTGATAAGCTCTGGTAGTTTTgaaggctattatattattatgGGCAGGTAGTTTTATCCCAAGAATGTATTAAGCTCCTTATAAAAGACGAAAGGACGTTGTTCCAGAGTGGTTACTATTTAGCAAGGTTTTTAGGATGGATATCTAATATTTTCCATGGCATGACCAATCGGTCAAGGCATTCATTCACTGTACTCAATCATGAAACAAAAATCATACTTGGAAGGTATCTTGACGAGGTTAATACCTTTGCAACTATGACCCTCACGTATGAATTGGTAACTATGTGTAGCTACAAGTACCAAGTTTACAGCTTGAGTGGTTCCCAGAAGCTGGAACAATAGAGGTTGCAGTAGAGCCAGGCCAGCAAGCCAGATCCAGAGCATTCAGAGGAGCAAGAGGAACCAGACGAGCCAGATGAGCTGTAAGAATTGTAGCCCTCGCAAGTCAAGGATGGATCTTTCAAGACAGTGAGTTCATCGCCGACCAGACCATCGTGGCCTTGAATAAACTGCCAAGAGAGGGTTGTTGCGTTATAAACCGTCAACTTGGAAAAGCCAAAACTGGTCAAGTTACGGTGAGCAGTTATGTCGGGTATAGGCTGAGACATAT
It encodes:
- a CDS encoding citrate synthase-like protein; translation: MSLDSLLLSPWAPLAVLLCGLLFYIIPYFYTYRHLRGIPGPLLARFSNLWLLYICRQSKRSYSVYDLHERLGPVVRIQPNHVSIVDERAINLVYGHGNGLEKSSWYDSSISLTRSIFTARKRAEHARKRRYIAHSFAPKSSRAAEGPIADKVEILVRKWDDIIDKGPQFNGFTQLECRRWFTYLSFDITGDLLFSEPFGMLENRSDLVKIDNKPGSYVSMMNSLAQRSAAVATLGVLPWLKPHAHHLPDPFFHGGMDGLQNLLGVTSAHVKERMAAGQDNHDDWLSLLLRARDDQGELLKFEEIASESLTLFMAAIETVSNTLSAMMYYLATSSSSLQKLQAEVDSIDIPGTVPPFTNVRALPYLDAVLNETMRLHSVLGIGLPREVLPGSKGVHLDSLYFPPGTVLSVPIYAIHRSRDIWGQDASNFRPERWEKLSNRQKTSFIPFGHGPAACVGRNLAEVEMKIIAATLIRRYHFCMVDSEIESTEGTTRKLIKQSPGAEDREGLGWYLEMAQNATISVSADVVPPPALNAAKPQKAEVFTSSTYLIVPRLNKGRRETLTVVDNRTNQTYEIPITHNSIPATEFKKIKAEPGNDRPEDETTQGLRVYDPAYMNTAVVQSKITYINGLDGVLRYRGYPIEQLVEKSNFLESAYLLIYGDLPTQAQYDEWQGEVMHHTYIHSDIENMFKSFRYDSHPMSMLSAAFATLGAFAPEANPSLAGQKLYTNAASGNMDSLKMLDKQILRILGKAPTLAAASYRMRQGRPFNRPAQGLSYTGNFLYLLDNLSEPEYQPHPVLAKALDKLFILHADHEVNCSTATVLQVGSSLVDPYSVVAAGCAALYGPSHGGASESAIRMLIEIGSPENVPAFMQAVERRERVLVGFGHRVYKNVDPRSTAIRKLAEEVFEVTGRNKLLDTALTLADYARKSEFMRSRNLYPNVDFYSGLIYQAMGFPLDFYPVLFAVPRCVGWLAHWRQMMLNKSGVKIWRPRQLYVGEGEREYVDTKDRKEKPDATVFDAPVKVEHGGEKQRALLAASAGLKNERTLFQSGYYLARFLGWISNIFHGMTNRSRHSFTVLNHETKIILGRYLDEVNTFATMTLTYELVTMCSYKYQVYSLSGSQKLEQ